In Zingiber officinale cultivar Zhangliang chromosome 1A, Zo_v1.1, whole genome shotgun sequence, the DNA window TTGCCTTTCGCCCTGGACGGGATGCTCACACTGCTATCCGGACGATCAGAAGAAGCTTTGCCGGTTATCTATGGTACATCAAAGGTGACGTCAGCACCATTCTTGATGGAGTGAAGCCTGGATTGATCATCAATGCGTTGATCCGGGATGTTAGGGATAAAAAAGTCGTGGATTTGATTAAATCAGCCCTAACAGCCCCAGTGATAATTGGTCGCCCCACCGATGAGGAGATtgctaagaagaagaaaaaaagtagGAAGCATCAGAAAAAGAGGGTATTGGCCGAGGACGAGCCCAAGCCTGATCCGTACTGGCTAGAAAGTTTCTTTGGTTTTGCTCCGGCGGAGGCTGAAAAGAATCCAAATTGGGGGCATTGTGGAGTCTTAAGCTCATTACTTGCCAATGTGTATCTAGATGAGCTTGACAGATGGATGGAGGAGAAGATTAAGGAGTTCTACCAACCCTCAAAGTCTGATGTTATATGGACTGGGGATGATGCTGAGCACGGGAACACATCATGGCCAGAGTTTGTTCCCACTAGCGGGCCTGACAAGACCAGAAAAATGGACTATATTCGCTATGCTGGTCATTTTTTGGTTGGAGTTAGGGGTCCTCGAGCAGATGCTGCAGTGCTAAGGAAACAGCTAATTGAGTTTTGTGATCAGAGATATCAGCTCAAGCTTGATAATGAGAATCTCCCGATTGAGCACATCACCAAGGGTATTATGTTTATGGATCATGTACTCTGCAGGCGAGTAGTATATCCTACACTTAGGTACACAGCAACTGGGGGGAAGATCATCAGTGAAAAAGGTGTAGGAACACTTCTGTCAGTCACAGCAAGTTTGAGACAATGCGTCAGACAGTTCAGGAAGCTGAACTTCTTAAAAGGAGACAGGGATCCTGATCCGCAACCTTGTTTCAAAATGTTTCATGCAACACAAGCACACACAAATGCACAGATGAATAAATTCTTGCAAACTATGGCGGAGTGGTATCGTTATGCAGATAACCGCAAGAAGGTTGTGAACTTTTGTTCCTATATCATAAGGGGGTCATTAGCCAAGCTCTATGCTGCTAAGTACAAACTGCGGTCTAGAGCGAAGGTCTACAAGATTGCATCAAGGAATCTAGCCCGCCCTTTGAAGGATAAGAAGGGTCAGTCCCCTGAGTATCTGAACCTGTTGAGAATGGGTCTCCTGGATTCAATTGATGGTCTTCAGTACACTCGGATGTCTTTGGTTCCCGACACAGATTATACCCCATTTCCTGCTGGGTGGAGGCCAGAGCATGAGAAGGTTTTACTGGAATACATTAGGCTTCTGGATCCCAAGACTCTAGAGGATCAACGATCTTGCCTTAGGGAGGAGGGGCTTTCTACGCCTCAAGATTTTGTTTCTCTGCTGGTCTGGAACTATAAAAGGAATGCTATTATGTTGCCTCCCTTGGGGGAGAGTGATACCCAGAGAGCTAAAGAAGAATTGCTGGGATCTACTTGTACTGAAATGAAGGATCAGACGGTTTTTGAGGAAGAGAGACAAGAATCTCTTCAGGCAGCACAAATTTGATAAGTAAGAAATCATAGATGAAGGTAACTTGGTTATTGGCGGAGAGAGCAAAATGTGAATCACGCATCACATAAAAACGGACAAATAACAGGCCACCATGAAAGCTGCTTCACATTTTGAAGCGATTAACACATATCAAGTGGAAGTAATTTGGAACCAGTTCTCTGTATAATCAGATTATGCTGTATATTGGGGGTCCTTTACGAATACATTTTAGAaggttgacaaaaaaaaaaaaacggatACCTTATGCCAGTTGCTTGGGAAAAACCTTGCTTCCAACATCCTAGTTTGAGTTTGACTTTATACACCCAAATGGGTCTTTCTATTAAATGCATGCTCAGAAAAAAAAGTTTGGCCAAAAGGTGTGTGGTTCAATTAGTGATGTTCTGTGCTGTCATTTCACATTTGGACTCCAAATTATGTAAGTTCGATTAATTTATTCATCATTGATTGGCAAGAACATAAACAAGTATCATTGCTTTGTATGATAGTTTAGTTAGTTGACTTTGATGTTATATATAGATGGCATTTACACACTATACGGAAATATACTCAAGTCTCCAATTCTTTCTAGCAACATAGATATTTATATCTATGGTTTttgtttttaacttttcaaaaaaatccTGACTTGTATGGATGAAATGATAACTTAATCATTAGAGCCACATTGATATTGCCGTGGAAACAAAGGATTCATGATTTTTGTAGTTAGTTTATTGAAAGCAAAATTCGCTTGGTGCCATTGTTCCAATAAGGGCTACTGGAAGTTTGGAATTTCGACTAAGCATCACGTGAAATTTAAATCAGGAAAGTTGAACTATGTTTAATCATGTTAGGCACACGATTACAATAAGTAGTAAGATGGAGTGTACATTAGTGAATAAACTTTGTTCAAAATAATGTTGTGGAAGATTTCTATCTAATATCTATTGGTGAAAGTTGCGGTGAAGAATGCCATATGTAATG includes these proteins:
- the LOC122028731 gene encoding nuclear intron maturase 2, mitochondrial-like produces the protein MNCCLSLLRLHRRFLSSAADSFSRFPRHPDSFRRIPAYPASPPPPPPPPPPPPVNPSLLPSHRSRNQWESLSTVSDDPSSLLRDDPISICSALWVDSFRDPSATATSLTPILRRFELWVLAYQKAYADDTGSYLPKSSVSSSALHSLLALRNAVLDGRFRWGARLDLLLRSPRDTTDPTTLSKRKLRILLTSTQPTPFQDRVVQEVLLMILEPIYEARFSQKSFAFRPGRDAHTAIRTIRRSFAGYLWYIKGDVSTILDGVKPGLIINALIRDVRDKKVVDLIKSALTAPVIIGRPTDEEIAKKKKKSRKHQKKRVLAEDEPKPDPYWLESFFGFAPAEAEKNPNWGHCGVLSSLLANVYLDELDRWMEEKIKEFYQPSKSDVIWTGDDAEHGNTSWPEFVPTSGPDKTRKMDYIRYAGHFLVGVRGPRADAAVLRKQLIEFCDQRYQLKLDNENLPIEHITKGIMFMDHVLCRRVVYPTLRYTATGGKIISEKGVGTLLSVTASLRQCVRQFRKLNFLKGDRDPDPQPCFKMFHATQAHTNAQMNKFLQTMAEWYRYADNRKKVVNFCSYIIRGSLAKLYAAKYKLRSRAKVYKIASRNLARPLKDKKGQSPEYLNLLRMGLLDSIDGLQYTRMSLVPDTDYTPFPAGWRPEHEKVLLEYIRLLDPKTLEDQRSCLREEGLSTPQDFVSLLVWNYKRNAIMLPPLGESDTQRAKEELLGSTCTEMKDQTVFEEERQESLQAAQI